A genomic region of Nostoc sp. UHCC 0702 contains the following coding sequences:
- a CDS encoding glycosyltransferase family 2 protein — translation MPDTQISAIICTHNRDTYLGAAIDSLLAQDFAPDFEVIVVDNGSSDRTRSVVEQRAGNHRLKYVFEPTIGLSVARNTGARVASAKILAYLDDDAVASTHWLQVLYSAYINNSTLAIAGGKVTLLWPQDIQQPRWLSPGLAGNLGAYDLGDSSIYIQQPSLTPRGLNYSIRRSFLEEIGGFDPHLGRVGKNLLSNEELQMTEFAIQRGWQVAYLPEALVAHNVAPERLKRSWFLNRGWWQGISECYREQLSGKAGIGQLQRGSERFLRGLYKALQYFSDPAERFDKLVYAYAQVGYLNAAIKGLLFTSNKK, via the coding sequence ATGCCAGACACCCAAATCTCTGCCATTATCTGTACTCACAATCGAGATACCTATTTAGGTGCAGCGATTGATAGTCTATTGGCGCAGGATTTTGCACCTGACTTTGAAGTGATAGTAGTCGATAATGGTTCTAGCGATCGCACCCGCTCAGTTGTAGAACAAAGGGCCGGCAATCACCGCTTGAAGTATGTCTTTGAACCCACCATTGGCTTGTCTGTTGCCCGCAATACTGGGGCAAGAGTTGCTAGTGCTAAAATTCTCGCTTATTTAGATGATGATGCAGTCGCCAGTACTCACTGGCTGCAAGTTTTATATTCTGCCTATATAAATAATTCTACTCTAGCGATCGCAGGTGGCAAAGTCACTCTTTTATGGCCTCAAGATATCCAACAACCACGGTGGCTATCTCCTGGGCTAGCTGGAAATTTGGGAGCATATGACTTGGGCGACAGTAGCATCTACATCCAACAGCCTTCTTTAACCCCCAGAGGCTTGAATTACTCTATACGCCGCAGTTTCCTGGAAGAAATCGGTGGTTTTGATCCTCATCTTGGTCGAGTGGGGAAAAACTTACTATCCAATGAAGAACTGCAAATGACCGAGTTTGCTATACAGCGTGGTTGGCAAGTCGCTTATCTTCCCGAAGCTTTAGTGGCTCACAATGTCGCGCCAGAACGTCTCAAACGCTCTTGGTTTTTAAACCGAGGCTGGTGGCAGGGTATAAGTGAGTGTTATCGAGAACAACTCTCTGGTAAAGCTGGTATTGGTCAGTTACAGCGCGGCAGCGAACGTTTTTTGCGTGGGTTATATAAAGCATTGCAATATTTTTCCGACCCAGCAGAACGCTTTGATAAACTTGTGTATGCCTATGCTCAGGTGGGTTACTTAAATGCTGCTATTAAAGGTCTGCTGTTCACATCAAATAAAAAATAA
- a CDS encoding glycosyltransferase family 2 protein: protein MLSKIPVSVLIPAKNEEANLPACLASLTRADEIFIVDSQSTDKSAEIAKNYGANIVQFNFNGRWPKKKNWSLDNLPFRNEWVLIVDCDERITPELWSEIAQAIENQEYTGYYLNRRVFFLGKWIRHGGKYPDWNLRLFKHKQGRYENLNTEDIPNTGDNEVHEHVILQGKVGYLKNDMLHEDFRDLFHWLERHNRYSNWEARVYFNLLTGQGDSGTIGANLFGDAVQRKRFLKKVWVHLPFKPFLRFVLFYIIQRGFLDGKAGYIYARLLSQYEYQIGVKLYELRSCGGKLNTTTTSKPLASSLTQEIGQTVS from the coding sequence ATGTTATCTAAAATTCCAGTTTCTGTACTCATTCCCGCAAAAAACGAAGAAGCAAATTTACCTGCTTGTCTCGCTAGCCTCACTAGAGCAGATGAAATATTTATCGTCGATTCTCAAAGTACTGATAAGAGTGCTGAAATTGCTAAAAATTACGGTGCAAATATCGTACAATTCAACTTTAATGGTCGTTGGCCGAAAAAGAAAAATTGGTCTTTAGATAATTTGCCTTTTCGCAATGAATGGGTGCTGATTGTAGATTGTGATGAACGTATTACTCCGGAATTGTGGTCAGAAATTGCCCAAGCAATTGAAAATCAGGAATATACAGGTTACTACCTCAACCGCCGCGTATTTTTCTTAGGAAAATGGATTCGCCACGGTGGTAAATATCCTGATTGGAATCTGCGTTTATTTAAGCATAAACAAGGTCGTTACGAAAACCTGAATACAGAAGATATTCCCAACACAGGCGATAACGAAGTTCACGAACATGTCATTTTGCAAGGGAAAGTCGGATATCTGAAAAATGATATGCTTCATGAAGATTTCCGTGACCTTTTCCACTGGTTAGAAAGACACAACCGTTATTCTAATTGGGAAGCTCGTGTTTATTTCAATCTGCTAACAGGTCAAGGTGACAGCGGCACTATTGGTGCAAATCTATTTGGAGATGCAGTGCAACGCAAGCGCTTTTTGAAAAAAGTATGGGTACATTTGCCATTTAAACCATTTTTACGGTTTGTTTTGTTCTACATTATTCAGCGTGGTTTTTTGGACGGCAAAGCGGGATATATTTATGCACGGTTGTTAAGTCAATATGAATATCAAATTGGAGTCAAACTTTACGAGTTACGCAGCTGTGGCGGTAAGCTCAATACGACAACTACATCTAAGCCTTTAGCATCATCTCTAACTCAAGAAATTGGGCAAACAGTGAGTTGA
- the hpsU gene encoding hormogonium polysaccharide biosynthesis acetyltransferase HpsU has translation MTNDKPFVDLRKYDQSWFDRGRPGWYILLWWFVQAIAFPLTPQPLNILRRGLLRLFGANIGKGVFIRPTARFTYPWKITIGDYSWVGDDVVFYSLDEIHIGEHCVISQETYLCTGSHDIQDPAFGLKTASITIGNGAWVAADCFVGPGVQIGANAVIGARSSVFSHMPSGQVCLGSPCRPRYPRLGSQ, from the coding sequence ATGACTAACGACAAACCCTTCGTAGATTTACGCAAATATGACCAATCCTGGTTTGATCGGGGACGACCAGGTTGGTATATTTTGCTATGGTGGTTTGTACAGGCGATCGCCTTTCCCTTGACTCCTCAACCGCTGAATATTCTGCGTCGTGGTTTACTGAGGCTGTTTGGAGCTAATATTGGCAAAGGTGTATTTATTCGACCCACCGCACGCTTTACTTATCCTTGGAAAATTACCATTGGTGACTACAGTTGGGTTGGAGATGACGTAGTTTTCTACAGCCTCGACGAAATTCACATCGGTGAACACTGCGTAATTTCTCAGGAAACTTACTTATGTACTGGTAGCCATGATATCCAAGACCCTGCCTTTGGCTTAAAAACAGCCAGCATTACCATTGGCAATGGAGCATGGGTAGCAGCAGATTGTTTCGTGGGGCCAGGAGTACAAATCGGCGCTAATGCTGTCATTGGCGCTCGCAGTAGTGTTTTTAGTCACATGCCTTCTGGACAGGTTTGCTTAGGAAGCCCCTGTCGTCCCCGATATCCAAGGCTAGGGAGTCAATAG
- a CDS encoding DUF928 domain-containing protein yields MKLFLTLALSYTTFVASQTLLLATPPPLTSARSVGTIAQTTPPSWPQPPTDNPPGGRPRGGATRDECLLQFCPQLTALVPFTKNGSVTNVWGLTTDANPTLWVYTPYTKDSATKDCAFTTEFVLQDEDLSPIYEKPIALPAQPGVISISLPANAPSLTIGKQYHWFVNIRCYADQTSPPIFIKGVVQRVSLKPAIAQQLKRATPLQQFTIYVQNGIWYNALSTLAQLRQQNPQDAALKTEWKNLLSSISLDDVADKPILLEKP; encoded by the coding sequence ATGAAACTATTTTTAACATTAGCTCTTAGCTACACAACTTTTGTGGCTAGTCAGACCTTGTTATTGGCAACACCACCACCTCTAACTTCTGCTCGTAGTGTGGGGACTATTGCCCAAACTACACCCCCTTCGTGGCCGCAACCTCCAACAGATAATCCTCCAGGAGGCCGCCCCCGTGGTGGAGCCACGCGGGACGAGTGTCTATTGCAATTTTGTCCACAATTGACTGCTTTAGTACCTTTTACTAAGAATGGCTCAGTGACTAATGTTTGGGGATTGACAACTGACGCAAACCCAACCCTTTGGGTATATACACCATATACCAAAGATTCTGCTACCAAAGATTGTGCCTTTACTACTGAATTTGTGCTGCAAGATGAGGATTTAAGCCCTATCTACGAAAAACCGATCGCTTTACCGGCTCAGCCAGGAGTCATTAGTATTTCTCTGCCTGCGAACGCTCCCTCTTTAACAATAGGCAAACAATACCACTGGTTTGTGAATATCCGCTGTTATGCAGACCAGACATCACCCCCCATTTTCATTAAAGGGGTGGTACAACGGGTTAGCCTCAAGCCAGCAATTGCCCAACAGCTAAAAAGAGCAACGCCTCTACAGCAGTTTACTATCTATGTCCAAAACGGGATTTGGTACAATGCACTCTCCACGCTGGCACAATTACGTCAACAAAATCCCCAAGATGCGGCACTCAAGACAGAGTGGAAAAATTTGCTGAGCAGCATCAGCTTAGATGACGTGGCAGACAAACCAATTCTTTTAGAAAAACCCTAG
- a CDS encoding CHASE2 domain-containing protein yields MAKLVVLKFTDGSFDLGFTVTLQIGEESDRPSTEITGKLPPCPEMPLYYARWQSSYIQLGNRYRLDADKIQVTNVSVSQDCQNMAHILRARFNSWLQAEEFRPLREKWLERLLPTDQVRVILQSENSQLQRLPWHLWDLLERYPKTEIALSSPSYELIVKPREPNPLVNILAIVGDSQGIDTQADQAILQKCPHTNISFVVEPQRKELTDYLWGKNWDILFFAGHSSSQGSNNCGRIYLNKTDSLSIGELKYALKTAIERGLQLAIFNSCDGLGLARELADLHIPQIIVMREPVPDQVAHEFLKYFLESFAGGESLYQAVRQARERLQGLEDRFPCATWLPVICQNPGQIPLTWDELKHTEKQETLDSHLFRKRGLKRTLFSSLAITALVCGVRFLGGLQTSELQAFDQMMRSRPDEGPDRRLLVVTIDGTDLDNQRRNDGEILKGISISETSLKKLLGKLEQYQPRVIGLDIYRDFPAEHKDLITRLKQTNNLIGVCKGSDTSVGTKSKGIAPPPEIPNQRQGFSDFIDDSDGVVRRHLLFMTHETGSKCSAPYALSTQLAFHYLSSLKIQPKLNSNDPKANLHLGNTIFQRISPRTGGYQGIDANGGQILLNYRSSVKVAEQVSLTQFLSDPVNPRDIKNRIVLIGVTAKEDRPDYWDTPYGNLDKQMPGVLVQAHMVSQIVSAVLDGRPLLRVWSPWLEVIWIWGWSIVGGVVAWQWRSLPWLALAVGVTSSVLYLLCFGLLIAGVWVPFVPSALSLVITVGFIEFLIMQSAKLNKHDVQN; encoded by the coding sequence ATGGCTAAGTTAGTGGTTTTGAAATTCACAGACGGTAGTTTTGATCTGGGGTTCACTGTCACTCTCCAGATAGGTGAAGAAAGCGATCGCCCCTCAACGGAAATTACGGGTAAACTGCCGCCATGTCCCGAAATGCCCCTTTACTACGCCCGTTGGCAATCTAGCTATATTCAGTTGGGCAACCGTTACCGTTTGGATGCTGACAAAATCCAAGTAACTAATGTGTCAGTTTCCCAAGACTGCCAAAATATGGCCCACATTTTGCGGGCACGCTTTAACAGTTGGCTGCAAGCCGAGGAGTTTCGTCCCCTACGAGAGAAATGGTTAGAGAGATTATTGCCTACAGATCAAGTGCGAGTGATTCTGCAATCAGAAAATAGTCAATTGCAGAGACTGCCTTGGCATCTTTGGGATTTGTTAGAACGCTACCCCAAAACTGAAATTGCGCTCTCATCCCCAAGTTATGAACTCATTGTCAAGCCACGTGAACCAAACCCACTAGTCAACATTTTGGCAATTGTGGGTGACAGTCAAGGAATTGATACCCAAGCAGACCAAGCCATCTTGCAAAAGTGCCCTCATACGAATATTAGTTTTGTAGTGGAGCCACAGCGCAAGGAATTGACCGATTATCTCTGGGGCAAAAACTGGGACATTCTATTCTTCGCCGGTCATAGTTCCAGTCAGGGAAGTAATAACTGTGGGCGGATCTACTTGAATAAAACTGATAGCCTCAGCATCGGCGAATTAAAGTACGCCCTGAAAACAGCCATTGAACGGGGTTTACAATTAGCAATATTCAACTCCTGTGATGGGTTGGGACTGGCACGAGAACTGGCTGATTTGCACATCCCGCAGATCATTGTGATGCGTGAACCTGTTCCAGACCAAGTAGCCCACGAGTTCTTGAAGTATTTTCTCGAAAGCTTTGCAGGTGGTGAATCTTTATACCAAGCAGTGCGACAAGCACGGGAACGTTTGCAAGGTTTAGAGGATAGATTTCCCTGTGCAACTTGGCTACCAGTGATTTGCCAAAATCCGGGACAGATACCACTGACCTGGGACGAGCTAAAACACACCGAAAAGCAAGAGACATTGGATTCACATCTGTTCCGCAAACGCGGATTGAAGAGAACTTTGTTCTCCAGTCTGGCGATTACTGCCTTAGTCTGTGGCGTGAGATTTTTGGGAGGGCTACAAACCAGTGAACTACAAGCTTTTGACCAAATGATGCGATCGCGTCCAGATGAAGGGCCTGATCGCCGCCTACTGGTGGTGACGATTGACGGTACAGATTTGGATAATCAACGGCGCAATGATGGTGAGATTCTCAAAGGAATTTCCATCTCTGAAACATCTCTCAAAAAACTATTAGGAAAACTAGAACAGTACCAACCCCGTGTGATCGGCTTAGATATATATCGTGATTTTCCTGCCGAACACAAAGATTTAATTACACGTCTGAAGCAGACTAATAACTTGATTGGGGTATGCAAGGGGAGTGATACGTCAGTAGGGACTAAAAGTAAAGGTATTGCACCGCCCCCCGAAATTCCCAATCAACGCCAAGGATTCAGTGACTTCATTGATGATAGTGATGGGGTGGTGCGTCGCCATCTTTTGTTCATGACCCACGAAACTGGATCTAAGTGTTCTGCCCCCTATGCATTAAGCACGCAACTGGCATTCCATTATTTATCGTCCTTAAAAATTCAACCAAAGCTTAACTCTAATGATCCCAAAGCGAATTTGCACCTAGGTAATACTATTTTTCAACGCATTTCGCCTCGTACCGGCGGTTATCAAGGCATCGATGCTAATGGTGGTCAAATTTTACTCAATTACCGCTCCTCTGTTAAGGTTGCCGAACAAGTATCGCTAACCCAATTTTTATCTGATCCAGTCAACCCTAGAGATATCAAAAACCGGATTGTGCTGATTGGTGTGACAGCAAAAGAAGATCGTCCTGACTACTGGGATACGCCCTACGGGAATTTAGACAAGCAAATGCCAGGAGTGCTGGTACAAGCGCATATGGTGAGCCAAATTGTCAGCGCCGTTTTGGATGGGCGTCCGTTATTACGGGTTTGGTCACCTTGGCTTGAAGTCATCTGGATTTGGGGTTGGTCTATCGTCGGGGGTGTAGTTGCTTGGCAGTGGCGCTCTTTGCCCTGGTTGGCATTAGCAGTTGGTGTTACTTCTAGTGTTCTTTATTTACTCTGCTTTGGTCTGTTAATTGCGGGCGTTTGGGTGCCTTTTGTACCGTCAGCTTTATCTTTGGTGATTACAGTTGGCTTTATAGAATTCCTCATAATGCAAAGTGCAAAATTAAACAAACACGATGTACAGAACTAG
- a CDS encoding DUF1822 family protein: MINTTYKLDDSAITLPISQAARTTALQFASQQPTAEKAQQVQMNTLAVSVVNDYLQMMEIPTDLRGSDSWNSVMQLTGNVADLQMPSVGRLECRPVRLQDNVCLIPPETWEERVGYVVVQIDESLKEAKLLGFIKSVATEALPLIQLQPLEALIDRLAELRTTAFDSLVNLSQWFTNQCQAGWQTVESLLNSLEARPAYAFRSPVTFEETLDNQAQTITRRAKLIDLGIKIAGQPVMLVVEISPEANQQTSIRLQLHATGNQIYLPTGVKLTVLDGSAAVFLEAQARSADNYIQLQFKGETQEQFSVQVSLDDMSITENFVI, translated from the coding sequence ATGATTAACACCACCTACAAGCTAGACGATTCCGCAATCACATTGCCGATTTCCCAAGCAGCCCGTACTACGGCTTTGCAGTTTGCTAGCCAACAACCTACTGCTGAAAAAGCACAGCAAGTTCAGATGAATACGCTAGCTGTATCGGTGGTGAATGACTACTTACAGATGATGGAAATACCTACCGACCTCAGAGGAAGTGACAGTTGGAACTCTGTAATGCAACTAACTGGTAATGTGGCTGACTTGCAAATGCCCTCAGTTGGTCGTTTAGAGTGTCGTCCTGTGCGTTTGCAGGATAACGTATGTTTGATTCCACCAGAAACTTGGGAAGAACGAGTCGGTTATGTAGTGGTACAAATTGATGAATCGCTAAAAGAAGCAAAACTACTAGGGTTTATCAAAAGTGTCGCAACAGAAGCATTACCTTTAATTCAACTGCAACCACTGGAAGCATTAATTGATCGTTTAGCAGAACTGAGAACAACTGCATTTGACAGTTTGGTGAACTTAAGCCAGTGGTTTACCAATCAATGTCAGGCTGGCTGGCAAACTGTTGAATCTTTGTTGAACTCGCTGGAAGCCAGACCCGCTTACGCCTTTCGCAGTCCGGTAACTTTTGAAGAAACATTAGATAACCAAGCACAAACAATTACAAGACGGGCAAAACTAATTGATTTGGGCATCAAAATAGCTGGTCAACCCGTGATGTTGGTTGTGGAAATCAGCCCTGAAGCTAATCAACAAACTAGTATTCGTTTACAATTACATGCTACAGGTAATCAAATTTACTTGCCAACAGGAGTAAAACTCACGGTTCTAGATGGATCGGCAGCGGTATTTTTAGAAGCACAAGCCAGAAGTGCTGATAATTACATTCAGTTGCAATTTAAAGGTGAAACTCAAGAACAGTTTAGTGTTCAGGTATCATTGGATGATATGAGTATTACAGAAAATTTTGTGATTTAA
- a CDS encoding CHAT domain-containing protein produces MNKTTKICCQNSIKISRRKVKGKTFYWLHLLLYFLIALLCILGSPVLAKVTGAINSSYHQANATTATTSDSLLEQGKVLYDAGRFAEAVQILQQAAQEYKEKGDNLRLAITLSNLSLAYQQLGAWTEAKQSITDSLNLLKTSDKNQNLQILAKSLDIQGRLQLAMGQTNEALETWQQTAEIYKQAKNDSGVVRSQINQAQAWRTQGFYPRAVKILTEVYQKLQSQPDSIEKAVGLRSLGDALLAVGDGENSLVALKQSREIAERLQSNGEIGASLFSLGNHARAQYQQKQAIAKYRQTTQVSRRELDPKYWLSQAINYYQQTTQASPSPLTKVQAQLNLLSLFIEDKQLAEAEALIPLIKQKVKELPNSRAAMYAQINFAQSLMKLQSPEFQVPNRKSVFEFSTQNLARSLATTVEQSHSLGDKRAEAYALLSLGSLYQKNQQWSESENLTQQALVLAQTNNAPDIAYQSEWQLGRLKRSQKDIKGAIVAYDAAVETLKSLRSDLVADKNQDVQFNFRDSVEPVYRESVELILQSPEGKLDETTLDKARQRIEALQLAELDNFFREACLQGQSVSLDTIVDQENPTAAIFYPIILPEQLQVIVKIPNKPLQHYSQNISQAYVDKRVTELRKVLVNPAATKAFKTKSQEVYQWLIKPIESELAASKVDTLVFVLDGKLRNIPMASLYDGKQYLVEKYAIALSVGLQLQKPKPFLQKQLRALTAGLTKPPVGFSDYAPLPAIKSEINLIASAGVSVTSLLDQQFTRKALETEVNTAPFNVVHLATHGEFSSNAENTFILAADGPINVKGFDSLLRSRDETRTEPVELLVLSACQTAAGDNRATLGLAGAAVRAGARSTLASLWQIDDEATALFVGDFYQELNRGKITKAAAVRHAQLKLLQHPNYRAPSFWSAYVLVGNWL; encoded by the coding sequence ATGAATAAAACAACTAAGATTTGTTGCCAAAATTCTATAAAAATTAGCAGGCGAAAGGTAAAAGGTAAAACTTTTTACTGGTTACATTTGCTTTTGTACTTTCTTATAGCTTTGCTGTGTATTCTTGGTTCACCTGTGTTGGCAAAAGTGACTGGTGCAATCAACTCCTCATACCACCAGGCAAATGCAACTACTGCTACTACTTCTGACTCACTCTTAGAACAGGGCAAAGTGTTATACGATGCTGGACGTTTTGCCGAAGCAGTGCAGATATTACAGCAGGCAGCACAGGAATACAAAGAAAAAGGGGATAACCTCAGATTAGCCATCACTCTCAGCAATTTATCTCTGGCTTACCAACAACTCGGTGCATGGACTGAAGCAAAGCAGTCAATTACAGATAGCTTGAACTTGCTCAAGACAAGTGATAAAAACCAAAATTTGCAAATATTAGCGAAATCGCTGGATATTCAAGGTCGTCTGCAACTGGCAATGGGGCAGACAAACGAAGCTTTAGAAACTTGGCAGCAGACAGCAGAAATTTATAAGCAAGCAAAAAATGACAGTGGCGTGGTGCGATCGCAAATCAATCAAGCACAGGCATGGCGAACGCAAGGATTTTACCCTCGTGCAGTCAAAATCCTCACAGAAGTATATCAAAAGTTACAATCTCAACCAGACTCAATAGAAAAAGCAGTGGGATTGCGATCGCTTGGTGATGCTCTTTTAGCAGTGGGAGATGGGGAAAACTCCCTGGTTGCTCTCAAACAGAGTCGGGAAATTGCTGAGCGTTTGCAATCAAATGGTGAAATTGGGGCAAGTCTTTTCAGTTTGGGAAACCACGCCCGGGCACAGTACCAACAAAAACAAGCGATCGCTAAATATCGACAAACAACTCAAGTATCCCGTCGAGAATTAGACCCTAAGTACTGGTTGAGTCAGGCGATCAACTATTATCAACAAACAACTCAAGCATCCCCCTCGCCCCTGACAAAAGTCCAGGCCCAACTCAATCTTCTGAGTCTGTTTATCGAAGATAAACAATTGGCAGAGGCTGAAGCTTTAATACCATTAATTAAACAAAAAGTCAAGGAACTGCCCAACAGCCGTGCTGCCATGTACGCCCAGATTAATTTTGCCCAAAGCCTGATGAAACTCCAAAGCCCTGAGTTCCAAGTGCCGAATAGAAAATCTGTCTTTGAATTCAGCACGCAAAACTTAGCGCGATCGCTGGCTACCACCGTCGAACAATCCCACAGTTTGGGCGATAAACGAGCAGAAGCTTATGCACTTTTGAGTTTGGGTAGTTTGTATCAGAAAAACCAGCAATGGTCAGAGTCAGAAAACCTCACTCAGCAAGCATTAGTCCTCGCTCAAACAAATAACGCACCAGACATTGCCTATCAATCAGAGTGGCAGTTAGGCAGGTTGAAACGGTCACAAAAAGATATCAAGGGAGCGATCGTCGCCTATGATGCGGCCGTAGAAACTCTCAAGTCTCTCCGCAGTGACTTGGTTGCTGACAAAAATCAGGATGTGCAATTTAACTTCCGGGACAGTGTTGAACCAGTCTATCGAGAGTCAGTAGAGTTAATACTGCAATCCCCAGAAGGAAAACTGGATGAAACAACTTTAGATAAAGCACGTCAGCGGATTGAAGCATTGCAGTTAGCAGAGTTAGATAACTTTTTTAGAGAAGCTTGCTTGCAGGGTCAAAGTGTGTCCCTTGATACAATAGTAGACCAAGAGAATCCCACTGCTGCTATCTTTTATCCAATTATTCTCCCCGAACAACTCCAAGTAATTGTCAAAATTCCCAATAAACCTTTACAGCATTACAGTCAGAATATTTCCCAAGCATACGTAGATAAACGCGTTACCGAACTACGAAAAGTTCTTGTCAATCCTGCGGCTACCAAAGCCTTTAAAACCAAATCGCAAGAAGTTTACCAATGGTTGATCAAACCCATTGAGTCAGAATTGGCAGCAAGTAAAGTGGATACCTTAGTGTTTGTACTTGATGGGAAATTACGTAATATACCAATGGCATCTCTTTACGATGGTAAGCAATACCTCGTAGAAAAATATGCGATCGCTCTTAGCGTTGGTTTACAACTGCAAAAACCCAAACCTTTTCTGCAAAAGCAACTTAGAGCATTAACTGCTGGTTTAACTAAGCCTCCGGTAGGCTTTTCCGATTATGCCCCCTTGCCTGCCATCAAATCTGAAATCAATCTCATTGCTAGCGCTGGAGTATCAGTAACTAGTTTGCTAGATCAGCAGTTCACCCGCAAGGCGCTCGAAACAGAAGTGAATACTGCTCCATTTAATGTAGTGCATCTGGCAACTCACGGAGAGTTTAGTTCTAATGCTGAAAATACCTTTATTTTAGCTGCCGATGGCCCGATCAACGTTAAAGGCTTCGACAGTCTTCTGAGGAGTCGGGATGAAACCAGAACCGAACCAGTGGAACTATTAGTTTTGAGTGCCTGTCAAACGGCTGCTGGAGATAACCGTGCAACCCTCGGTCTAGCAGGAGCAGCAGTACGAGCGGGGGCACGCAGTACCCTGGCATCATTGTGGCAGATTGATGATGAAGCAACAGCCTTGTTTGTTGGTGACTTCTATCAAGAACTTAATCGCGGCAAAATCACCAAAGCCGCAGCTGTGCGCCATGCTCAGCTAAAATTACTGCAACATCCTAACTACCGAGCGCCCAGCTTTTGGTCTGCCTATGTGTTAGTTGGCAATTGGTTGTAA
- the hpnK gene encoding hopanoid biosynthesis-associated protein HpnK encodes MPHSRRFAIINGDDFGFSSGVNQAIITAHEQGVLTSTSLMVTGDAAEQAIALARTHSNLAVGLHLVLVCGRALLPPSQIPHLVDSMGNFSNSPLQAGLRYQFHSAAREELRQEIRGQLEKFRESGLRLSHVDGHLHLHTHPVVLRILVELAQEFEIRAIRLPSEELGITLKLDRQGFLTKLVWAGVFGGLRRYGEDLLTSKGIGFANRVYGLLQTGSMTEEYLLGLIPQIEADLVEIYSHPAVINHQEPLNGLPGAGEAELAALLSKQVREVLIANNFELTNYVKMTL; translated from the coding sequence ATGCCCCATTCTCGTCGTTTTGCCATTATCAATGGTGATGATTTTGGCTTTTCTAGTGGTGTGAATCAAGCGATTATTACTGCACATGAGCAAGGTGTACTGACTAGTACCAGCTTAATGGTGACAGGTGATGCCGCCGAGCAAGCGATCGCTTTAGCACGTACTCACTCAAATTTGGCTGTCGGTCTGCACTTAGTGTTGGTATGCGGCCGCGCACTTTTGCCACCCTCCCAGATTCCCCACTTGGTTGATTCAATGGGGAACTTCTCAAATAGCCCTCTACAAGCGGGGTTGCGCTACCAATTTCATTCTGCTGCTCGTGAAGAACTCCGGCAAGAAATTCGCGGTCAATTGGAAAAATTTCGTGAATCTGGGTTACGCCTTTCTCACGTAGACGGGCATCTACATCTACATACCCATCCAGTGGTACTGCGTATTTTAGTGGAGTTAGCACAAGAGTTTGAAATTCGAGCCATTCGTCTGCCATCTGAAGAACTGGGTATCACCCTCAAGCTTGACCGTCAGGGTTTCCTGACTAAGTTAGTCTGGGCAGGAGTATTTGGTGGATTGCGTCGCTATGGTGAGGATTTGCTAACATCTAAAGGTATAGGATTTGCTAACAGAGTGTACGGGTTGCTACAAACTGGCTCTATGACTGAGGAATATTTACTCGGTCTGATACCCCAGATTGAAGCAGATTTGGTAGAGATTTATTCCCATCCCGCAGTTATTAATCACCAGGAACCGCTCAATGGTCTACCAGGGGCGGGCGAAGCAGAACTTGCTGCCCTATTAAGCAAGCAAGTGCGTGAAGTATTGATTGCCAACAACTTTGAATTAACTAACTATGTGAAAATGACCCTTTGA